The Gemmatimonadota bacterium region GATCGCGCCTTTCGAGGCGTTGGCTGGGGCGCATTACACAGCGATATCGAACACCCGGATAGTGATTTTATGGTACTCTTCCGATCATCGCCCTTTGGCGGTGTGAGTCACGGCCATGCGAGCCAGAATGATTTTGCAGTGATGAAAGGCGGACGCGCTTTAATATGTGCTGGTGGCCTTCGTTTTCCGCATCACGGCACGCCATTTCACAACGAATACGCACAGCACTCGATTTCACACAACTGCGTCCTCGTCAATGGCGAAGGGGCGATCAACCGGGATGGCAACCGCGGCGGTGAAATTATCGATTTTAAGACCACACACCCGTTTGGCTATGTCTGCGGCGAAGCCGAAAACGCTTACGGAGACCTTTTGAGCCGATACAGGCGACATCTCGTGATGATCCGTCCGTCAATCACAATTCTCATCGATGAATTGGAAGCCCCCGAAGCATCGACATTCCAGTGGTTGCTACACGCATTCGAAAAATTTGATCTCGATGCAACGACTGTCACCTCCCATCGCAAGGGCGCATCATTAAAGGGTCAGCTTTTCGGATCAACGGATCTTCGCCTCAGCCAGACCGACGAATGGCCCGTACCGCCAGATAAAGGCTATCCAACCCTCGATAAAGAATTGCCGGAAAAGCGATGGCATTTTACAGCAGAGACAGAGCGCGCAAAACGCTGTCGGATTGCCGCGATTTTCTCTGTTCGCGGCCCCGGCGAGAGTTTCCCCGACTTCTCAATAACTGCATCAGAAAATCAAATCGCGCTTTCTGCTGGAAATACAACAGCGCAAATCAACCTGTCCCCTGATGAAAGCACCGTTCTTTCTCTATCATCCGGACCAGAAGATTTGACCATTCAGACCTGATGAGCAGACCGATAGTTTGAGACCGCGATAACACCGGCGATGAGCAGCGCGATACCCTGCAAAAAGAGGCGGGCATCGCCTGATGGGGTGAGAAATAAGAAAAGAGCCGCGGCGAGTAAAAGGATCCGCTGATACGTGGGCAAAGGGGCAAAGGCATGCCCGGCCGCGGCGGCTGATAGAGGTAAAATACCGAGCAAAACGATGAGAATATTGACAATTATAGCGAAAATATCAGAGGACAGGAGCAAAAGCTCAGGATGCAGAACAAAGGCATAGGGCAAAGCAAAGCCCACCAGAGCAAAGCGAAAAGCCGTAACACCAGTTTGCATAATACTCGCCTTTGCAATAGCAGCAGCCGTGTACGCAGCAAGCGCGACCGGGGGCGTAACCATAGACATCATGCCAAAATAAAAAATGAACAGATGCGCTCCCAATGGCACAATGCCGAGGTCGCTCAGAACGGGTCCCACCAGAGTCGCCATAAGCAGATAACACACGGCTGAAGGCAACCCCATACCCAGGATAATGGTGGAGATCATCAGCAGAATCAAAGCCAGAATGATATTATTCTGCGCCAGTGGCAACAAAGTACTCGGCAATTTTGTGCCAATACCCGTAAGCGTCACAACACCGATAATAATACCCACGCATGAAGCCGCTGCAATAAGCGAAACACCGCCGTGCGCGGCCTTTTCCAATGCGCGGATCATAGCGCGGGGCCCAACGCGCGTTGTGGGGCTGAACGCACCGACAATGAGGACAAAGAGCAGGGCGATACTCACGGCACGGAAAGGCGTATATCCCAGAATGAGGAATACAATAAGTGTGATGAAAGCAACGAGAAATACCAGCCCCCGGAATCTGGGAGGGTGCTCAGGAGCCTCTCCATCACTTGCAGACGCCCCAATGCGTTTGGCGTGAAAATGGACAATCAGCAAAAGAGCTGCGTAATAGAGGATCGCCGGAACCAGAGCGGCTTTGATGATCTCCAAATACGTGACAGCCGGTTCGACGATCTCGAGCATCATATATGCCCCCGCCCCCATAATGGGCGGAACGAGCGCACCACCCGAACTCGCCGCGGCTTCAATGCCGCCAGCCACAGTTGGACGAAAGCCCGTTGAGCGCATCAGCGGAATGGTAAACGTGCCAGTAGTCGCTGTATTGGCCACAGCACTGCCCGAAAGAGACCCCATCATACCCGAAGAAATAACAGCCACTTTGGCTGGTCCCCCGGTGCTATGGCGAAAAATGCGACGAGCCGTATTCAGAATATATCCCGTAGCGCCGGTCTCTTCGAGCACAGTCCCAAAAAGTACAAAAAGAAAAACGTAGGTAAACATCACTTTCAACGCGATGCCAAAAACGCCCTGAGAGTGGAGATAGGTCTGAGAGACAATGCGCTCCCAATTATATCCGCGGTGCGGAAAGAGCCAATCGGGCAGGATATATCCATAAGCGGCATAAATCAGAAAAACGAACGCGAGCAGGGGCAGGGTGAGGCCAATGGCGCGACGGGTGGCTTCGAGAACCAGGATAAGCCCGATGAGGCCGACGACGTGATCGAGCGCGTGTTCGAGTCCCGCGCGATTGCCCAGAGATTGCCCATTGATCCAGGAAAATTGAAAGAGGGATTCGGTTTGGGTCAGGACATAACCAAAACAGAACACAACTGCCAGAACAAGAAAGAGATCGAGGATCTGGAGAGATTTATTGGGATGGATAGGATATTTCAGAAACACAAGACACAAGCCCAGCAA contains the following coding sequences:
- a CDS encoding TRAP transporter fused permease subunit: MTRLHSHLFRIISALLGLFILVEVNYPQLAPQAQLSVFALLGLCLVFLKYPIHPNKSLQILDLFLVLAVVFCFGYVLTQTESLFQFSWINGQSLGNRAGLEHALDHVVGLIGLILVLEATRRAIGLTLPLLAFVFLIYAAYGYILPDWLFPHRGYNWERIVSQTYLHSQGVFGIALKVMFTYVFLFVLFGTVLEETGATGYILNTARRIFRHSTGGPAKVAVISSGMMGSLSGSAVANTATTGTFTIPLMRSTGFRPTVAGGIEAAASSGGALVPPIMGAGAYMMLEIVEPAVTYLEIIKAALVPAILYYAALLLIVHFHAKRIGASASDGEAPEHPPRFRGLVFLVAFITLIVFLILGYTPFRAVSIALLFVLIVGAFSPTTRVGPRAMIRALEKAAHGGVSLIAAASCVGIIIGVVTLTGIGTKLPSTLLPLAQNNIILALILLMISTIILGMGLPSAVCYLLMATLVGPVLSDLGIVPLGAHLFIFYFGMMSMVTPPVALAAYTAAAIAKASIMQTGVTAFRFALVGFALPYAFVLHPELLLLSSDIFAIIVNILIVLLGILPLSAAAAGHAFAPLPTYQRILLLAAALFLFLTPSGDARLFLQGIALLIAGVIAVSNYRSAHQV